The following coding sequences are from one Zalophus californianus isolate mZalCal1 chromosome 5, mZalCal1.pri.v2, whole genome shotgun sequence window:
- the STARD4 gene encoding stAR-related lipid transfer protein 4 isoform X2: protein MEGLPDAAAFAAKLKNTLIQYHSIEDDKWRVAKKTKDVTIWRKPSEEFNGYLFKAQGAIDDSVNSVIDHIRPGPCRLDWDSLMTSMDILEHFEENCCVIRYTTAGQLWNIISPREFVDFSYTVGYEEGLLSCGLSVDWSEKRPEFIRGYNHPCGWFCVRHKDNPHQSLLTGYIQTDLRGMIPQSAVDTAMASTLVNFYVFCLGW from the exons atggaaggccTGCCTGATGCTGCTGCTTTTGCAGCTAAACTTAAAAACACTCTCATCCAGTACCATAGCATCGAAGATGATAAGTGGCGAGTTGCCAAGAAAACG aaagatgTAACAATTTGGAGAAAACCTTCAGAAGAATTTAATGGATACCT tttcaaAGCCCAAGGTGCTATAGATGACAGCGTCAATAGTGTCATAGACCATATACGCCCAGGTCCCTGTCGCTTGGATTGGGACAGCTTAATGACTTCAATGGACATTTTGGAACACTTTGAAGAG AATTGCTGTGTGATACGTTACACTACTGCTGGTCAGCTTTGGAATATAATTTCCCCAAGAGAGTTTGTTGATTTCTCCTACACTGTGGGCTATGAAGAAGGGCTTTTGTCCTGTG GGCTAAGTGTTGACTGGAGTGAAAAGAGACCAGAATTTATTCGTGGATATAACCATCCTTGTGGTTGGTTTTGTGTTCGACATAAAGACAATCCACACCAGAGTCTTTTGACAGGCTACATTCAGACGGATCTGCGCGGGATGATTCCTCAGTCTGCGGTAGATACAGCCATGGCCAGCACTTTAGTCAACTTCTACG taTTCTGTCTAGGATGGTGA
- the STARD4 gene encoding stAR-related lipid transfer protein 4 isoform X4, whose protein sequence is MKDVTIWRKPSEEFNGYLFKAQGAIDDSVNSVIDHIRPGPCRLDWDSLMTSMDILEHFEENCCVIRYTTAGQLWNIISPREFVDFSYTVGYEEGLLSCGLSVDWSEKRPEFIRGYNHPCGWFCVRHKDNPHQSLLTGYIQTDLRGMIPQSAVDTAMASTLVNFYGDLQKALQKA, encoded by the exons ATG aaagatgTAACAATTTGGAGAAAACCTTCAGAAGAATTTAATGGATACCT tttcaaAGCCCAAGGTGCTATAGATGACAGCGTCAATAGTGTCATAGACCATATACGCCCAGGTCCCTGTCGCTTGGATTGGGACAGCTTAATGACTTCAATGGACATTTTGGAACACTTTGAAGAG AATTGCTGTGTGATACGTTACACTACTGCTGGTCAGCTTTGGAATATAATTTCCCCAAGAGAGTTTGTTGATTTCTCCTACACTGTGGGCTATGAAGAAGGGCTTTTGTCCTGTG GGCTAAGTGTTGACTGGAGTGAAAAGAGACCAGAATTTATTCGTGGATATAACCATCCTTGTGGTTGGTTTTGTGTTCGACATAAAGACAATCCACACCAGAGTCTTTTGACAGGCTACATTCAGACGGATCTGCGCGGGATGATTCCTCAGTCTGCGGTAGATACAGCCATGGCCAGCACTTTAGTCAACTTCTACGGTGATTTACAAAAAGCCCTACAAAAGGCATAA
- the STARD4 gene encoding stAR-related lipid transfer protein 4 isoform X5: MTSMDILEHFEENCCVIRYTTAGQLWNIISPREFVDFSYTVGYEEGLLSCGLSVDWSEKRPEFIRGYNHPCGWFCVRHKDNPHQSLLTGYIQTDLRGMIPQSAVDTAMASTLVNFYGDLQKALQKA; this comes from the exons ATGACTTCAATGGACATTTTGGAACACTTTGAAGAG AATTGCTGTGTGATACGTTACACTACTGCTGGTCAGCTTTGGAATATAATTTCCCCAAGAGAGTTTGTTGATTTCTCCTACACTGTGGGCTATGAAGAAGGGCTTTTGTCCTGTG GGCTAAGTGTTGACTGGAGTGAAAAGAGACCAGAATTTATTCGTGGATATAACCATCCTTGTGGTTGGTTTTGTGTTCGACATAAAGACAATCCACACCAGAGTCTTTTGACAGGCTACATTCAGACGGATCTGCGCGGGATGATTCCTCAGTCTGCGGTAGATACAGCCATGGCCAGCACTTTAGTCAACTTCTACGGTGATTTACAAAAAGCCCTACAAAAGGCATAA
- the STARD4 gene encoding stAR-related lipid transfer protein 4 isoform X3, with amino-acid sequence MDHFDDVTIWRKPSEEFNGYLFKAQGAIDDSVNSVIDHIRPGPCRLDWDSLMTSMDILEHFEENCCVIRYTTAGQLWNIISPREFVDFSYTVGYEEGLLSCGLSVDWSEKRPEFIRGYNHPCGWFCVRHKDNPHQSLLTGYIQTDLRGMIPQSAVDTAMASTLVNFYGDLQKALQKA; translated from the exons atggATCATTTTGATG atgTAACAATTTGGAGAAAACCTTCAGAAGAATTTAATGGATACCT tttcaaAGCCCAAGGTGCTATAGATGACAGCGTCAATAGTGTCATAGACCATATACGCCCAGGTCCCTGTCGCTTGGATTGGGACAGCTTAATGACTTCAATGGACATTTTGGAACACTTTGAAGAG AATTGCTGTGTGATACGTTACACTACTGCTGGTCAGCTTTGGAATATAATTTCCCCAAGAGAGTTTGTTGATTTCTCCTACACTGTGGGCTATGAAGAAGGGCTTTTGTCCTGTG GGCTAAGTGTTGACTGGAGTGAAAAGAGACCAGAATTTATTCGTGGATATAACCATCCTTGTGGTTGGTTTTGTGTTCGACATAAAGACAATCCACACCAGAGTCTTTTGACAGGCTACATTCAGACGGATCTGCGCGGGATGATTCCTCAGTCTGCGGTAGATACAGCCATGGCCAGCACTTTAGTCAACTTCTACGGTGATTTACAAAAAGCCCTACAAAAGGCATAA
- the STARD4 gene encoding stAR-related lipid transfer protein 4 isoform X1 produces the protein MEGLPDAAAFAAKLKNTLIQYHSIEDDKWRVAKKTKDVTIWRKPSEEFNGYLFKAQGAIDDSVNSVIDHIRPGPCRLDWDSLMTSMDILEHFEENCCVIRYTTAGQLWNIISPREFVDFSYTVGYEEGLLSCGLSVDWSEKRPEFIRGYNHPCGWFCVRHKDNPHQSLLTGYIQTDLRGMIPQSAVDTAMASTLVNFYGDLQKALQKA, from the exons atggaaggccTGCCTGATGCTGCTGCTTTTGCAGCTAAACTTAAAAACACTCTCATCCAGTACCATAGCATCGAAGATGATAAGTGGCGAGTTGCCAAGAAAACG aaagatgTAACAATTTGGAGAAAACCTTCAGAAGAATTTAATGGATACCT tttcaaAGCCCAAGGTGCTATAGATGACAGCGTCAATAGTGTCATAGACCATATACGCCCAGGTCCCTGTCGCTTGGATTGGGACAGCTTAATGACTTCAATGGACATTTTGGAACACTTTGAAGAG AATTGCTGTGTGATACGTTACACTACTGCTGGTCAGCTTTGGAATATAATTTCCCCAAGAGAGTTTGTTGATTTCTCCTACACTGTGGGCTATGAAGAAGGGCTTTTGTCCTGTG GGCTAAGTGTTGACTGGAGTGAAAAGAGACCAGAATTTATTCGTGGATATAACCATCCTTGTGGTTGGTTTTGTGTTCGACATAAAGACAATCCACACCAGAGTCTTTTGACAGGCTACATTCAGACGGATCTGCGCGGGATGATTCCTCAGTCTGCGGTAGATACAGCCATGGCCAGCACTTTAGTCAACTTCTACGGTGATTTACAAAAAGCCCTACAAAAGGCATAA